A genomic segment from Drosophila miranda strain MSH22 chromosome 3, D.miranda_PacBio2.1, whole genome shotgun sequence encodes:
- the LOC108160634 gene encoding protein twist, producing the protein MMSTRSVSPKVLLDISYKPTLPNIMELQHNVIKLIQVEQQAYVHSSHYIHQSPVHQHQQQQQQQHPQYAPLPSEYAAYGITELEDTDYNIPSNEILSTSSSTHSNHSAQSASLELNNNHTASNSNGSSNNQNGFDQQSVAGSGSSWNEHGKRARSSSDYDCQSGGTLAMQPDHKKLLHQQQHQQQQQHQQQQQQQQIYVDYLPTTVDEVASAQTCAGPQSTCTSPHSHFEFPDEELSEHKAQVFLPLYTNQHQPQQQATHQQQQQQQQPQNPQLHFQNSYRQSFDGYEPANSLNGSAYSSSDRDDMEYVRHTALSSVSDLAAGGGVNGGGMSPACLADDGSSGSLLDGVDGGGKAFRKPRRRLKRKPSKTEETDEFSNQRVMANVRERQRTQSLNDAFKSLQQIIPTLPSDKLSKIQTLKLATRYIDFLCRMLSSSDISLLKALEAQVSPMGSSSPYGAASTLLSAAANGADADLKCLRKANGAPIIPPEKLSYLFGVWRMEGDVQHQKA; encoded by the exons ATGATGAGCACTCGCTCCGTGTCGCCCAAAGTGCTGCTGGACATTAGCTACAAGCCCACGCTGCCGAACATCATGGAGCTGCAGCACAATGTGATCAAACTGATCCAAGTGGAGCAGCAGGCCTATGTGCACTCCAGCCACTACATCCACCAATCCCCAgtgcaccagcaccagcaacagcagcagcaacagcatcccCAGTACGCGCCTTTGCCCTCGGAGTACGCGGCCTATGGCATTACGGAGCTGGAGGACACCGACTACAATATACCAAGCAACGAGATCCtgagcaccagcagcagcacgcaCAGCAACCACAGTGCCCAAAGCGCCAGCCTGGAGCTGAACAACAACCACAcggccagcaacagcaacggcagcagcaacaatcaGAACGGATTCGATCAGCAGTCGGTGGCTGGATCGGGTTCCTCCTGGAACGAGCACGGAAAGCGGGCCAGGAGCAGCAGCGACTATGACTGCCAGTCCGGGGGAACTCTGGCAATGCAACCGGACCACAAGAAGCTgctccaccagcagcagcaccaacagcagcagcaacatcagcagcagcagcagcagcaacagatcTATGTGGATTATCTTCCCACCACCGTGGATGAGGTGGCCTCGGCCCAGACCTGTGCGGGGCCCCAGAGCACCTGCACCTCGCCCCACTCACACTTCGAGTTCCCCGACGAGGAGCTGTCGGAGCACAAGGCTCAGGTCTTCCTGCCCCTCTACACGAATCAGCatcagccacagcagcaggcgacacaccaacagcagcagcagcagcagcagccacagaacCCACAGCTCCACTTCCAGAACAGCTACCGGCAGAGCTTTGATGGCTACGAACCGGCCAATTCCCTGAACGGCAGCGCCTACTCAAGCTCGGATCGGGACGACATGGAGTACGTCAGGCACACGGCCCTCAGTTCGGTCAGCGATCTGGCCGCTGGAGGAGGAGTCAACGGCGGCGGCATGTCACCCGCCTGCCTGGCGGATGACGGCAGCTCGGGCAGCCTTCTGGATGGCGTCGATGGGGGCGGCAAGGCCTTCCGCAAGCCCAGGAGACGCCTCAAGCGGAAGCCGAGCAAAACCGAGGAGACGGACGAGTTCAGCAACCAGCGGGTGATGGCCAATGTAAGGGAGCGCCAGCGCACCCAGAGCCTCAACGATGCCTTTAAGTCGCTGCAGCAGATTATACCAACGCTGCCCAGCGATAAGCTAAGCAAGATACAGACCCTGAAGCTGGCCACAAG ATACATCGATTTCCTTTGTCGCATGCTCAGCTCCAGCGATATCTCATTGCTGAAGGCCTTGGAGGCCCAGGTCTCGCCAATGGGCTCCTCCTCCCCATACGGGGCAGCCAGCACGCTGCTGAGCGCCGCGGCCAATGGGGCCGATGCCGATCTCAAGTGCCTGCGGAAGGCAAACGGAGCGCCCATCATCCCACCCGAGAAGCTGAGTTATCTTTTTGGGGTGTGGCGCATGGAGGGCGATGTGCAGCACCAGAAGGCATAG